The Methyloferula stellata AR4 genome includes a window with the following:
- a CDS encoding MBL fold metallo-hydrolase yields MILSRAKAPTRRHFCLCCAAAPLAATGVWLTPSEVFAQARAIVLFIKSDAKSADIIVHPLRGNIFVLEGSGGNIAVAAGKESKLLVDAGIGVSRPRIFAALQALGQAPVKHLINTHWHFDHTDGNEWIHSIGAEILAHENTLKRLSTTQRVEDWLFDFPPPAPSAMPTEVFADEKTLKHEDNTLALKYYGPAHTDGDISVLFTEADILHTGDIYWNGIYPFIDYSTGGNIDGTIKAAEASLAMITDKTIVIPGHGHPVSNRSELQEYRDMLVAIRDNVAALKRQGRSLDEILAAKPTAAYDEKWGNFVIDPRFFTRLVYEGV; encoded by the coding sequence ATGATTCTTTCGCGGGCAAAAGCACCAACGCGCCGGCACTTCTGTCTTTGCTGCGCGGCCGCGCCTCTCGCGGCCACAGGCGTATGGCTGACGCCAAGCGAAGTCTTTGCTCAAGCCCGCGCCATTGTGCTGTTCATAAAGTCGGATGCCAAAAGCGCCGACATCATCGTCCATCCCTTGCGCGGTAACATTTTCGTGCTCGAAGGGTCCGGCGGCAATATTGCCGTCGCCGCCGGCAAGGAGAGCAAGCTTCTCGTCGATGCCGGCATAGGCGTGTCACGACCGCGGATCTTCGCGGCTCTGCAAGCGCTTGGTCAAGCCCCCGTCAAGCACCTCATCAACACCCATTGGCATTTCGATCATACCGACGGCAATGAATGGATCCATTCGATCGGCGCCGAAATCCTGGCGCATGAAAACACTTTGAAAAGACTTTCGACGACGCAGCGGGTCGAGGATTGGCTTTTCGACTTTCCGCCGCCGGCGCCGAGCGCCATGCCGACAGAGGTCTTTGCCGACGAGAAAACCCTCAAGCACGAAGACAATACGCTGGCGCTGAAATATTACGGCCCGGCGCATACGGATGGCGACATTTCGGTCCTATTTACGGAAGCCGATATTCTCCACACCGGCGATATTTATTGGAACGGCATCTACCCGTTCATCGATTATTCGACCGGCGGCAATATAGACGGCACAATCAAGGCCGCAGAAGCGAGCCTGGCGATGATCACCGATAAGACCATCGTCATCCCGGGTCACGGACATCCGGTCAGCAATAGGTCAGAGCTTCAAGAATACCGCGACATGCTAGTCGCCATTCGCGACAATGTCGCCGCGCTCAAGAGGCAAGGCCGCTCTTTGGACGAGATCCTCGCCGCCAAACCGACCGCCGCCTATGACGAGAAATGGGGCAATTTCGTCATCGACCCGAGATTCTTCACCCGGCTCGTCTATGAAGGCGTCTGA
- a CDS encoding ice-binding family protein — MTATCAALGLMMIAAPSARAQAPSLGTAGSFGVLAGSTVTNTGSSVINGNVGVWPGTTVIGFPPGIVTAPSTISAGNAVAQQAQLDNMTAYNQLAATPITVNLSGQDLGGKNLVAGVYGFNNAAQLTGTLVLNGQGNPNSVFIFNINSTLTTASASSILLINGAQANHVFFRVGSSATLGTSTSFEGDILALTSITLDTGATIICGDALAQNGAVTLDSNTITVCTAAGGAGGSVLAGLPANATANERAVAIAIDNFLRNGGTLPSAFVNLIAFSSPAQLAAAFDQLSGEAGTGTAQAGTQAMNSFLSLVMNPFAGDNRPFSETPVRRPLIIKGPLPAAPAGPEPSRWGVWAAGYGGQGQGYGDVAGVGSHDRSVSNAGSVVGLDYLVLPNTVAGFALGGGGTRFGLSDALGGGHSDMAQAAVYASTRINAAYLSGALAYAWSRATTDRYVSLTEVDHLTANFSTNNIGGRIEGGYRFALPYVGLPGRMGFIPYAAVQAQSFFTPAYSEGATLGLPTFALSYASQTITTTRTELGAWFDWATPGDYGTTLVLRTRAAWANDHWSRPSTNAMFETLPGSNFSVIGAAPPRDSALTSLEAEVWFKSGFSIAVRFDGEFAENAQRYTGLGVLRYVW; from the coding sequence GTGACCGCAACCTGCGCGGCTCTTGGACTGATGATGATCGCGGCACCTTCCGCGCGCGCTCAGGCGCCATCGCTTGGGACCGCGGGAAGCTTTGGAGTCTTGGCCGGCTCGACGGTGACCAATACCGGCTCAAGCGTGATCAATGGAAACGTCGGTGTGTGGCCTGGCACGACCGTGATCGGATTCCCGCCCGGCATCGTGACCGCACCATCAACAATTTCGGCAGGCAACGCGGTTGCGCAACAGGCACAATTAGACAACATGACGGCGTATAACCAGCTGGCCGCTACACCGATCACGGTAAACCTCTCGGGTCAGGATCTTGGCGGCAAAAACCTTGTCGCAGGCGTCTACGGTTTCAATAACGCGGCACAATTGACCGGGACCCTCGTCCTCAATGGGCAGGGCAATCCCAATTCCGTCTTCATCTTCAACATCAACAGCACGCTGACCACGGCCAGCGCTTCGAGCATTTTGCTCATCAACGGCGCCCAGGCGAACCATGTGTTCTTTAGAGTGGGCAGTTCCGCGACACTCGGCACGTCCACATCGTTTGAGGGAGACATTCTCGCGCTGACGAGCATCACGCTCGATACCGGCGCCACGATTATCTGCGGTGATGCTTTGGCGCAAAACGGCGCTGTCACTTTGGATAGCAATACGATTACCGTCTGCACGGCTGCCGGGGGTGCCGGGGGTTCGGTCTTGGCAGGGCTGCCGGCCAATGCCACGGCAAATGAACGTGCCGTCGCCATTGCCATCGATAATTTCCTGAGAAATGGCGGAACTCTGCCGTCCGCCTTCGTGAATCTCATTGCATTCTCGTCACCCGCGCAATTGGCGGCGGCGTTCGATCAGCTTTCTGGAGAGGCTGGCACCGGCACCGCTCAGGCGGGCACGCAGGCGATGAATTCCTTCCTGTCGCTGGTGATGAATCCATTTGCCGGAGACAATCGCCCCTTCTCGGAAACACCGGTGCGGCGTCCTTTGATCATTAAGGGGCCGCTGCCCGCTGCTCCCGCCGGTCCGGAGCCGAGTCGGTGGGGCGTCTGGGCGGCGGGATATGGTGGGCAAGGCCAGGGGTATGGGGACGTTGCCGGAGTCGGAAGCCACGACCGGTCGGTCAGCAACGCCGGTTCTGTCGTTGGTCTCGACTATCTCGTTCTGCCGAACACGGTGGCTGGTTTTGCACTCGGCGGAGGCGGCACGCGCTTTGGACTGTCGGACGCACTTGGCGGCGGCCATAGCGACATGGCGCAGGCCGCCGTTTATGCCTCGACGCGGATCAATGCAGCCTATCTCTCCGGCGCACTCGCCTATGCTTGGAGCCGCGCGACCACCGACCGCTATGTGAGTCTGACGGAGGTCGACCATCTCACCGCGAATTTCTCGACCAATAATATCGGCGGCCGGATCGAAGGCGGATATCGCTTTGCTCTCCCCTATGTCGGCTTGCCGGGCCGGATGGGCTTCATCCCTTACGCCGCCGTGCAGGCACAGAGCTTCTTCACGCCTGCCTATAGCGAGGGAGCGACTCTGGGCCTCCCGACTTTCGCGCTTTCATACGCGTCGCAGACGATCACCACGACCCGTACCGAGCTCGGCGCTTGGTTCGATTGGGCGACGCCTGGCGATTATGGAACGACGCTGGTGCTGCGCACCCGCGCGGCCTGGGCTAATGACCATTGGTCCAGGCCGAGCACAAATGCGATGTTCGAGACCTTGCCCGGATCGAACTTCAGCGTGATCGGCGCAGCGCCGCCCCGCGATTCGGCGCTCACCTCGCTCGAAGCGGAAGTCTGGTTCAAGAGCGGCTTTTCAATCGCCGTACGATTCGATGGCGAATTTGCCGAGAACGCGCAGAGATACACCGGCCTCGGCGTGTTGCGCTACGTCTGGTGA
- a CDS encoding DUF983 domain-containing protein, which yields MTMHTESYSHAEDAENRNVLRSMLRGFHCRCPRCGEGAMFKSYLEVNDHCPVCDLALFHQRADDAAPYFVILIVGHIIIGSLLFVDSTWHPAVWLQTLIWIPLTIILSLLLLPRAKGTIIGLQWANRMHGFGGGADSTP from the coding sequence ATGACGATGCATACAGAGTCCTATAGCCACGCCGAGGACGCGGAAAACCGCAATGTCCTGCGGTCCATGCTGCGCGGTTTCCATTGCCGCTGTCCGCGATGCGGCGAAGGCGCGATGTTCAAATCCTATCTCGAGGTCAACGACCATTGCCCGGTGTGCGATCTGGCGCTCTTCCATCAAAGAGCCGATGACGCGGCGCCCTATTTCGTGATCCTCATCGTCGGCCACATCATTATCGGCAGCTTGCTCTTCGTCGACAGCACCTGGCACCCCGCGGTTTGGCTTCAGACGCTGATCTGGATTCCGCTGACCATCATTTTATCGCTTCTCTTATTGCCGCGCGCCAAGGGGACGATCATCGGCCTTCAATGGGCCAATCGCATGCATGGATTTGGCGGCGGCGCCGACAGTACGCCTTGA
- a CDS encoding antibiotic biosynthesis monooxygenase family protein: MFIAMNRFKVIKDRTEAFEEAWLTRQSRLHELPGFVEFHLLKGPEREDHILYVSHTIWNSKDEFTAWTNSEQFRAAHANAGTGQDKPKTIGHPEFEGFEAIQTVTNPALKAAE; this comes from the coding sequence ATGTTCATCGCCATGAACCGTTTCAAGGTCATCAAGGATCGCACGGAGGCTTTCGAAGAAGCCTGGCTGACGCGCCAGTCGCGTCTTCACGAATTGCCGGGATTTGTTGAATTTCATCTTCTCAAAGGGCCGGAGCGCGAGGATCATATTCTTTATGTCTCGCACACCATCTGGAACTCGAAGGACGAGTTCACGGCCTGGACGAATTCCGAGCAGTTTCGCGCCGCCCATGCCAATGCCGGCACCGGTCAGGACAAGCCGAAGACGATCGGCCATCCCGAGTTCGAAGGTTTTGAGGCCATTCAGACCGTGACCAATCCGGCTTTGAAGGCGGCGGAATAA
- a CDS encoding DUF302 domain-containing protein has protein sequence MAADGLTTVASSFAPKETMDRLEAEIAAKGLTLFARIDHSAGAAEVGLTLRPTVLFIFGNAKGGTPLMQAAQTAGIDLPLKVLVWQDDKGVTQVSYNDPAWIAKRHGAENDQVVNALTGALHAIVQKATMPQ, from the coding sequence ATGGCCGCAGATGGACTGACGACAGTTGCGAGCAGCTTCGCGCCGAAGGAAACAATGGACAGGCTCGAGGCCGAGATCGCCGCTAAGGGTCTGACTTTATTCGCGCGCATCGATCATTCGGCAGGCGCCGCGGAGGTCGGCCTGACGCTGCGCCCGACAGTGCTTTTCATTTTCGGCAATGCGAAAGGCGGCACGCCTTTGATGCAAGCGGCCCAAACCGCCGGAATCGACTTGCCGCTGAAGGTGCTCGTCTGGCAGGATGATAAAGGCGTGACGCAGGTCTCCTATAATGATCCGGCATGGATCGCGAAACGGCACGGCGCCGAAAACGATCAAGTTGTAAATGCCCTGACCGGGGCGCTCCACGCGATCGTGCAAAAAGCGACTATGCCGCAATAA
- a CDS encoding phosphate-starvation-inducible PsiE family protein, whose product MVESKPGELKTDNLPPVIHAAETKLVHSASRIFLTIEQLIYIVLGAILALTAVLALAGTTGLLWAGFQNWTGTTAVIAVMDRLLFVLMLIEILYTIRASLQSGTLSPEPFLIVGLIACIRRILVISLENSDVAQQAKWSAERAEQFQAAMIELGVLAFLIIVMVAAISLVRRHKLS is encoded by the coding sequence ATGGTTGAAAGCAAGCCCGGGGAGCTCAAGACGGATAATCTGCCGCCGGTCATTCACGCCGCCGAAACGAAACTCGTCCACTCTGCCAGCCGAATTTTCCTCACCATCGAGCAGCTCATCTATATCGTGCTTGGAGCGATATTGGCGCTCACGGCCGTATTGGCGCTCGCCGGCACCACCGGGCTCTTATGGGCAGGGTTCCAGAATTGGACGGGCACAACGGCCGTCATCGCGGTCATGGACCGGCTGCTTTTCGTGCTGATGCTGATCGAGATCCTTTATACGATCCGCGCTTCGCTGCAGTCCGGCACATTGAGCCCCGAACCTTTCCTGATCGTCGGCCTGATCGCCTGCATCCGGCGGATCCTCGTCATCTCGCTTGAAAACTCGGACGTCGCGCAGCAGGCCAAATGGTCGGCCGAACGCGCTGAGCAGTTTCAAGCCGCGATGATCGAGCTCGGCGTGCTGGCCTTTCTCATTATCGTGATGGTCGCCGCGATCTCGCTCGTGCGCCGGCATAAACTGTCGTGA
- a CDS encoding (2Fe-2S)-binding protein, giving the protein MPHSVPLHVNGHAVTVEVDDPGMPLLFVLRNRLDLDSPRFGCGLGQCGACTIHIDGEAVHSCMVPVSALSPAQKIVTLEGLGSPDHPHPVRQAFIGEPAMQCGSCASGMIMRAAALLAKRRNPSAADIRDALAGHACRCGAQSRIVRAVQRAARAL; this is encoded by the coding sequence ATGCCGCATTCCGTTCCCCTCCATGTCAACGGGCATGCGGTCACGGTCGAGGTCGATGATCCGGGCATGCCGCTGCTCTTCGTTCTGCGTAATCGCCTCGATCTGGATAGCCCGCGCTTCGGCTGCGGGCTTGGCCAATGCGGCGCTTGCACCATTCATATCGATGGCGAGGCGGTGCATTCCTGCATGGTGCCTGTGTCCGCACTGTCACCGGCGCAAAAGATCGTCACGCTGGAGGGATTGGGATCGCCCGACCATCCACATCCAGTCCGGCAGGCTTTCATCGGCGAACCGGCCATGCAATGTGGCTCCTGCGCCAGCGGCATGATCATGCGGGCGGCTGCCTTGCTCGCCAAAAGGCGCAATCCGAGCGCGGCCGATATTCGCGATGCGCTTGCCGGTCATGCCTGCCGTTGCGGCGCGCAGTCACGCATCGTCCGCGCAGTCCAACGTGCGGCGCGTGCGCTGTGA
- a CDS encoding type III polyketide synthase: protein MTTAYINKIATAVPDNDVHTAFLTFALSQLGNDPRKVQAFQRMADRGGIDHRYSYFLPRTDLSNGALDHDGFYVRGQFPDTAARMRAFERLAPQLAIDAVEQLGLGPDRSTITHLLITCCTGFSAPGLDLEIVERCGLHPSVERTMIGFMGCYAAMNALKLARHIVRSEPNARVLVLNLELCTLHLKETDDLEQILSFMIFADGCAASLISAEPAGIAMDRFHAVLVPDTSDSITWHIRESGFDMVLSGMVPSIIHKVLAAEMDAILAGAKVPSIDLWAVHPGGRSVLDAVQHALRLGPSALTASRDVLRRFGNMSSATVMFVLKSMLQAQPKQASGCGMAFGPGLIAETMLFHTGN from the coding sequence ATGACGACCGCTTATATCAACAAAATCGCGACTGCGGTGCCGGACAATGACGTTCACACGGCTTTTCTTACCTTTGCGCTGTCGCAGCTCGGCAACGACCCGCGCAAGGTCCAGGCATTTCAGCGCATGGCTGACAGAGGCGGTATCGACCATCGCTACTCCTATTTCCTGCCGCGAACCGATTTGAGCAATGGCGCGCTCGATCACGATGGCTTCTATGTCCGCGGCCAGTTTCCGGATACGGCTGCGCGTATGCGCGCCTTCGAACGGCTGGCGCCGCAACTCGCGATCGATGCGGTCGAGCAGCTCGGCTTGGGGCCCGATCGCTCGACCATCACGCATCTTCTGATCACCTGCTGCACCGGCTTTTCGGCGCCGGGACTGGATCTCGAAATCGTCGAGCGCTGCGGGCTTCATCCTTCAGTCGAGCGCACCATGATCGGGTTCATGGGCTGCTATGCCGCGATGAACGCGCTGAAGCTCGCCCGCCATATCGTGCGTTCGGAGCCGAATGCGCGCGTGCTCGTCCTCAACCTTGAACTCTGCACGCTGCATCTCAAAGAAACCGACGATCTTGAACAGATCCTGTCGTTCATGATCTTCGCCGATGGCTGTGCGGCAAGCCTCATCAGCGCCGAGCCGGCCGGTATAGCGATGGATCGTTTTCATGCGGTGCTCGTTCCCGACACGAGCGATTCGATCACCTGGCACATAAGAGAGTCGGGCTTCGATATGGTCCTGTCGGGTATGGTGCCCTCGATCATCCACAAGGTGCTCGCCGCCGAGATGGATGCGATTCTGGCCGGCGCGAAAGTGCCTTCGATCGATCTTTGGGCCGTGCATCCGGGCGGCCGCTCGGTGCTCGATGCGGTCCAGCACGCGCTGCGGCTTGGCCCGTCCGCGCTCACCGCGTCGCGCGACGTTTTGCGCCGCTTCGGCAATATGTCGTCGGCGACTGTGATGTTCGTTTTGAAATCAATGCTGCAGGCGCAGCCCAAGCAAGCGTCCGGCTGCGGCATGGCCTTCGGTCCCGGGCTCATCGCCGAGACCATGCTGTTTCATACGGGGAATTAG
- the hemP gene encoding hemin uptake protein HemP: protein MAGEKADETSASKPEKPKPDVPVINVRDLLADSREAVLIHEGERYRLRITAKDKLILTK, encoded by the coding sequence ATGGCCGGTGAAAAAGCCGATGAAACATCTGCATCGAAGCCGGAAAAGCCAAAGCCCGACGTGCCGGTCATCAACGTGCGCGACCTCTTGGCCGATTCCCGCGAAGCCGTGCTGATTCACGAAGGCGAGCGCTACCGGTTGCGGATTACCGCCAAAGACAAACTCATTTTGACGAAGTGA
- a CDS encoding Dyp-type peroxidase: protein MITPPSANSVDTVFQKISTPMTRAAIFLVVTINPADADAAAVKSLCADLSALVRTVGFRDPDAGLSCVMGFGSSAWDRLFGAAERPLELHPFREIIADTRHAVATPGDLLFHIRADRMDLCFELETLILERLGGSIGVAEEVQGFQYFDNRDLLGFVDGTENPADQEAIDAILIGDEDAAFAGGSYVITQKYLHDMTGWNSLPTEVQEKIIGRKKLSNVELDDTVKPTYAHNALTVIVENGEEKKILRENRPFGTPGQGEFGTYFIGYCRTPRTIEQMLDNMFIGRPPGNYDRLLDFSKAVTGTLFFVPTGTFLDNVTVDDPAPAASPADMSTDASAQLVSPVRDGSLGIGSLKGNPS from the coding sequence ATGATTACCCCTCCTTCGGCCAATAGCGTAGACACTGTCTTTCAAAAGATCTCGACGCCGATGACGCGCGCCGCGATCTTTCTGGTGGTAACGATCAATCCCGCCGATGCCGATGCCGCCGCCGTCAAATCTTTATGCGCCGATCTCTCCGCGCTCGTTCGTACGGTCGGCTTTCGCGATCCGGACGCCGGGCTGTCCTGCGTGATGGGATTTGGATCTTCGGCATGGGACCGTTTGTTTGGCGCCGCCGAGCGGCCCTTGGAGCTCCATCCCTTCCGCGAGATCATCGCCGACACACGCCACGCCGTCGCGACGCCGGGCGATCTCTTGTTTCATATTCGCGCCGACCGCATGGATCTCTGCTTCGAATTGGAAACGCTGATCCTGGAACGCCTCGGAGGTTCCATTGGGGTTGCAGAAGAAGTTCAAGGCTTTCAATATTTCGACAATCGCGATCTGCTGGGCTTTGTCGACGGCACGGAAAACCCGGCCGATCAGGAGGCGATCGACGCCATATTGATCGGCGACGAAGATGCGGCCTTCGCGGGCGGCAGCTATGTCATCACGCAAAAATATCTGCACGATATGACGGGCTGGAATAGCCTGCCGACCGAGGTGCAGGAAAAGATCATCGGCCGCAAAAAACTCTCCAATGTCGAACTCGACGACACCGTCAAGCCGACTTACGCGCATAATGCGCTGACGGTCATTGTCGAGAACGGCGAAGAGAAGAAGATTTTGCGGGAGAACCGGCCCTTCGGCACGCCGGGGCAGGGCGAATTCGGCACTTATTTCATCGGCTATTGCCGCACCCCGCGCACGATCGAGCAGATGCTCGACAATATGTTCATCGGTCGGCCGCCCGGCAATTACGACCGGCTGCTCGATTTCAGCAAGGCCGTCACCGGCACCCTGTTTTTCGTGCCGACCGGGACTTTCCTGGACAATGTGACGGTCGACGATCCCGCGCCCGCGGCATCTCCCGCCGATATGTCCACGGACGCCTCGGCACAGCTTGTTTCACCGGTGCGCGACGGTTCGCTTGGCATCGGCTCCCTCAAAGGAAATCCGTCATGA
- a CDS encoding family 1 encapsulin nanocompartment shell protein: MNNLHRELAPISDEAWAQIEEEATRTLKRYLAARRVVDLQGPAGTALSAVGTGHLKTISGPGNGIITRQREVKPLIEVRVPFELDRQQIDDVERGANDSDWQPAKDAALKMAFTEDRAIFEGYPAGDITGIRPGSSNPPMTLPEDVRQFPDAIAQALSQLRLVGVNGPYQVLLGAQAYTALAESSDNGYPILQHIRRLIETEIIWAPAIEGAVVLTTRGGDFDLHIGQDVSIGYLNHTDTTVQLYLQESFTFLLLTTEASVTLAPAPKA, encoded by the coding sequence ATGAACAATCTGCATCGTGAACTTGCGCCCATCTCCGACGAAGCCTGGGCCCAGATCGAGGAAGAGGCAACGCGGACGCTGAAGCGCTATCTCGCGGCACGACGCGTCGTCGATTTGCAGGGGCCTGCCGGAACGGCTCTCTCCGCCGTGGGCACGGGCCATCTCAAGACGATTTCGGGGCCGGGCAATGGCATCATCACGCGCCAGCGCGAGGTCAAGCCGCTCATTGAAGTGCGGGTTCCGTTCGAACTGGATCGCCAGCAGATCGACGATGTCGAGCGCGGCGCAAACGACTCGGATTGGCAGCCGGCGAAAGACGCGGCACTCAAAATGGCCTTCACCGAAGATCGCGCCATTTTCGAAGGCTATCCCGCCGGCGACATCACCGGCATCCGGCCGGGAAGCAGCAATCCGCCCATGACGTTGCCCGAAGACGTGCGGCAGTTCCCGGATGCGATCGCCCAGGCCTTGAGCCAGTTGCGGCTTGTCGGCGTCAATGGACCTTATCAGGTTTTGCTCGGTGCGCAGGCCTATACGGCGCTCGCCGAGTCGAGCGACAATGGCTATCCGATCCTGCAGCATATCCGCCGGCTGATCGAGACCGAGATCATCTGGGCCCCGGCGATCGAGGGCGCCGTGGTGCTGACGACGCGCGGCGGCGATTTCGATCTGCACATCGGTCAGGATGTCTCGATCGGCTATCTCAATCACACGGACACGACGGTTCAGCTCTATCTTCAGGAGAGCTTCACCTTCCTCCTGCTGACGACGGAAGCCTCCGTCACGCTGGCGCCGGCGCCGAAGGCCTGA
- a CDS encoding methyltransferase domain-containing protein — MSFLAARRLTPERLDALSATDRRAIGSRRDLVWLNWIMRHDAIVADALRAGADMPPRTLLELGAGDGSFMLRVARRLAPVWPGVAVTLLDRQDLVSEATRVGFADLGWQVETKTADVFDALSPAEPDFYDAITANLFLHHFEGAALRSLLAGAAIRTKLFVAAEPRRTALAWTASRMIWVLGCNDVSRHDARVSVEAGFKHQELSGIWPADQTWALEERRGGPFTHIFSARREAP; from the coding sequence ATGTCGTTCCTCGCGGCACGCCGATTGACTCCTGAACGGCTCGACGCTTTGTCGGCAACCGACCGGCGCGCAATCGGCTCGCGGCGCGATCTCGTCTGGCTCAATTGGATCATGAGGCATGACGCGATCGTGGCGGATGCCTTGCGCGCGGGCGCCGATATGCCGCCGCGCACTCTTCTCGAACTCGGTGCGGGCGATGGCAGCTTCATGCTGCGCGTCGCGCGCCGGCTCGCGCCCGTCTGGCCGGGCGTGGCAGTCACTTTGCTCGACCGGCAGGATCTCGTGAGCGAGGCAACGCGCGTTGGCTTTGCCGATCTCGGCTGGCAGGTCGAGACGAAGACGGCCGACGTCTTCGATGCGCTGAGCCCCGCTGAGCCGGATTTCTATGATGCGATCACGGCCAATCTCTTCCTGCATCATTTCGAGGGGGCCGCGCTGCGCAGCCTGCTCGCCGGTGCGGCGATCCGGACGAAGCTTTTTGTCGCGGCGGAACCGCGCCGGACAGCGCTCGCCTGGACAGCGAGCCGCATGATCTGGGTGCTCGGCTGCAACGACGTCAGCCGCCACGATGCGCGCGTCAGCGTCGAAGCGGGCTTCAAACATCAGGAATTGTCCGGCATCTGGCCGGCTGACCAGACCTGGGCATTGGAGGAGCGGCGCGGCGGTCCGTTCACCCATATTTTTTCGGCGCGCCGCGAGGCGCCATGA
- a CDS encoding NAD(P)/FAD-dependent oxidoreductase, producing MTRFDAVIIGAGPAGATTALALARAGWSVALIEKVPFPRKKVCGEFMSATNAALFADLGIEAAIHAETGPEIRRVAIFAGTGTITAPMPQHAGKRSGWGVAVARERLDDLLVQNAVQAGATLLMPWRATALAPDGTDFICTIMDGAETKEIRAPVAVIAHGSWERGDLPTQNMRPHRPSDLLAFKARFRDAALASDLMPLIVFPGGYGGMVNSSGKTLSLTCCIRRDMLQDVRRRHQGSAADAVLAHIGAHCRGAREVLREAVLEAPPLAAGPIAPGIRPRYAQGFFRVGNLAGEAHPIVAEGISMAMQSGWLLARLLTSRTEVGQGRDLDAIGALYAKRWRQAFAPRIHAASLFAHLAMQPVAPALLGPVLTRFPAMLTLAARLSGKTRLDAFRDG from the coding sequence ATGACACGTTTTGATGCCGTTATCATCGGTGCCGGGCCAGCCGGCGCGACGACAGCGCTCGCACTCGCGCGGGCCGGATGGTCGGTCGCGCTGATCGAGAAAGTGCCATTCCCGCGTAAAAAAGTCTGCGGCGAGTTCATGTCGGCGACCAATGCGGCGCTCTTTGCCGACCTTGGCATAGAGGCTGCGATCCATGCCGAGACGGGGCCGGAGATCCGCCGCGTCGCGATCTTTGCCGGCACAGGGACCATTACCGCGCCTATGCCGCAGCACGCCGGAAAGAGGTCCGGCTGGGGGGTCGCCGTGGCGCGCGAAAGGCTCGACGATCTCTTGGTCCAAAATGCGGTGCAGGCGGGAGCCACGCTGCTCATGCCTTGGCGCGCGACCGCGCTTGCCCCCGATGGTACCGACTTTATCTGCACAATCATGGACGGCGCCGAGACAAAAGAGATCCGGGCGCCGGTCGCCGTCATCGCACATGGGTCCTGGGAACGCGGCGATCTGCCGACGCAGAATATGCGGCCGCACCGGCCAAGCGATCTTCTCGCCTTCAAGGCGCGCTTCCGCGATGCGGCGCTTGCCTCCGATTTGATGCCGCTGATCGTCTTTCCCGGCGGCTATGGCGGGATGGTCAACAGCAGCGGCAAAACCCTGTCGCTGACATGCTGCATCCGCCGCGACATGCTGCAAGACGTGCGGCGCCGCCATCAAGGCAGCGCCGCCGATGCGGTTCTTGCGCATATCGGCGCGCATTGCCGCGGTGCGCGCGAGGTATTGCGAGAGGCGGTGCTCGAAGCGCCGCCGCTCGCAGCGGGTCCGATCGCGCCCGGCATAAGGCCGCGCTATGCGCAGGGCTTCTTCCGCGTCGGCAATCTTGCCGGCGAGGCGCATCCGATCGTGGCCGAAGGCATCAGCATGGCGATGCAGTCCGGCTGGCTTCTCGCGCGCTTGCTGACGAGCCGCACCGAGGTCGGGCAGGGGCGCGATCTCGATGCCATAGGCGCTCTCTACGCGAAGCGATGGCGGCAGGCTTTCGCGCCGCGCATCCATGCGGCATCGCTCTTCGCGCATCTCGCCATGCAGCCCGTGGCGCCTGCGCTGCTCGGGCCCGTTCTCACGCGCTTTCCGGCCATGTTGACTCTCGCCGCAAGGCTCAGCGGCAAGACAAGGCTCGATGCCTTTCGCGATGGATGA